ATCATACTTTTCTTCAAATCCGATCACTCCCTTTTATAATTTAGGCAGGTACGATATCTTTCTGTCATTTTACTGCGTGCCTCTCCCCCTCTCCAGATTCTGAAAGCTGTGAATTAACCTTTAACTGAACCGACCAGCATTCCTTGGACAAAATAACGCTGAACAAACGGATAGATAACAAGTACAGGCAGAGTAGCGATAACTATAAGTGCATATTTGAGTAGCTCAGCAAGCTGCTGCCGCTCCACCATTTTCATCGCATCCATTGTACCTGCACTGTTGTTCTGGATGATGATGCTTCGTAAGACAAGCTGAAGCGGGAACAAATTCGCTGATTTCAAATAAATCAAAGCGTCAAAGTATGCATTCCACTGTCCTACCGCATACATAAGGACTAACACCGCGATAATGGGCTTCGATAACGGAATGACAACGCTCCAGACAAACCGCATATCACTGCAACCGTCGATTTCGCTGGCTTCCAGCAGCTCCTCCGGAATGGAGGATTGAAAGAATGACCGGGCAATAATGACCTGCCATACCCAAATCGCGTTTGGTATCAGCAGTGCCCAGCGGGTATCAATCAAATGGAGTTCCTTCACGACCATATAGGTCGGAATCAGCCCGCCGCTGAAAATCATCGTAAAGGTGATGATCATCATCAAAGTGTTGCGTCCGAAGAAACCTCTGCGTGATAAAGGGTACGCGATCATGATCGTAAGCACAACACTAATGAACGTCCCTGCGGCTGTATAAAAAATGGAGTTGCCGTAGCCTGTAATGATCTCGGGTGTATTTAGCAGAACCTTGAAACCTTTGAAGGAAATATCTACAGGCCATAACCAGACTCGACCGGAGGTAACGGCTGCTGGACTGCTAATCGAGCTGCTGATGATAAAAATTAGCGGATAAATCACCGCGATGACCACGAGGCTGAGTAGAATATAAATAGTGGTCAGAAATAGCTTATCGCCAGTTGATTCTTTAATTTTTTGTTGAACTGCTGCCATGTGGTTGCTCCTTTCCTACCAGATGCTGTTGTTTGTGATGCGTTTAGCCAAGCCATTCACCGTAAGCAACAAAATAAGGTTGATTACCGAGTTGAATAGACCAACCGCAGTTGCAAAGCTATAATTGGCGTTCAGCAAACCGACCCGGTAGACATAAGTGGCAATGATCTCGGAATTCGCCAGATTGAGCGGGTTCTGCAGAAGATAGACCTTCTCAAAGCCAATAGCCATGACATTCCCAACATTCAAAATCAGGATGATGACGATGGTAGGCACAATACCTGGCAGATCAATATAACGAATTTTTTGAAAGCGTGAAGCGCCATCGACTTTGGCTGCCTCATAAAGCGTAGGATCTATACCGGCAAGCGCTGCTAAATAGATAACGGCACTGTAGCCCGCAGTCTGCCAAATATCAGACCAGACATAAATAGAACGAAACATTCCCGGTTCTCCAAGGAAATTGATCGACTCCAAACCGAAGAAGTTGAGAGCGATGTTCGCAAATCCAAGACGAGGTGCCATAAATAGCATAATAATGGACACCATGACAACCGTCGAGATGAAATAAGGCGCAAAAGAGACCAGCTGGACGAACTTTTTGAACCTTCCCCCGCGCAATTCATTAATCATGAGCGCAAGGATAATCGGAATTGGAAATCCCGCCAGCAGCAGGTAACCACTAAGCATGATGGTGTTCTTGAGCAGGGTCCAAAACTGCGGATTATCAAAAAATAATCGAAAATTATGAAATCCAACCCATGGACTTCCCCATATTCCTTTAATCACGTTGTAGTCCTTGAAGGCTAGAACCGCGTTCAGCATTGGATAATACTTAAAAATGAGGAAAAATAACAGAGGTGGAATCACGAGCAAATGTAGCTGCCAGTGCTTTTTCATACTTCTACGAGCATTTTGTAAAAATACAGAGCCCTTACGCTTCGGTAACGACTTGTGGTGTAATACTATTTCTTTCTCCAGAACAATCCCCCCCTAAGCAACCGCCAGTAGTTTATGATAGCGCTTTCTACGAGTTGATCATAATTGACTTTTATCCCCAAAGAAAAGGTACACTTGGGCATTTCAGCGTACAAATAACCCTATTCAGGGAGAACAAAATAGCTGTAGAACGGCCATTTTTCCGGAATCAGGCCCCACTCTGGAGATTTTCAATCTGGACAATTCTACCGGCAGTTGAATAAAGCGCATGAGACAATTCAACCAACGCTTGATAGGATTGCGTTTGCAGAAATGCTATGCTGTTTTTGACAGTGCGCACTGTACATTTTGTTTTATTGGAGGTATACAATGCTCGACTTGCGTAAAATTGGAGCTTATATTTCGAAGCTTCGCAAAGACCAGGATTTGACCCAATTGGAACTTGCCGATCAACTGAATGTAAGTCATCAAGCGGTATCGAAATGGGAACGGGGCGACTCGCTACCGGATATCGGAACGCTTCCGAAGTTTGCGAGGTTATTCGGCAAAACGGTAGACGACATTTTAAATGCAGGAGACAATACAGAAATTCGGGAGCACCCGCACCTAGGAACGATCGTTGAGGAGATCGCAGAGAACAGGCCGGAACAAGTTGCAGAGATGGTCAATACCGGAGAGGCGGAGCTGGAGGAGCTTGTAGAAGTAGCGCCGTTTGTAAAAACAAGCGCTCTGCATAAGGTTACAGAACGATTAGACAGCAGCGTCCTTAATTTAGACGTGATCATGCGGCTGGCTCCGTTCCTCGGAACAGATACATTGGATGAACTGGTTCGTCAGGCAGAAGAGGGCGAAATTGTGTGGAATACCATTACTGGACTCGCTCCGTTCGTCAGCAGCGACACATTATGTCGACTGGTAGATAAATCGATTGACGGTTCCTTAGAAGTGCACAATCTTGTTGGGATTGCCCCATTTCTTGATAGAGAACATGTAGATCGCTTGGTACAACAAGCAGAAGAGAGCAGCTTGAGCTGGCATTCCGTTCAAGGGCTGGCACCCTTTATTAGCAGAGAAACATTAAACCGCTTGGTAGACCGGGTTGCAGACGGCACTATCGATGCGGACCAGATCATAAGCCTCGCACCTTTTCTGGACAGGGAAAATCTCGAGAAGTTGATTGGTGGAGTCGAAGCTGAACATCTTAGCCCAGATCTGCTGGCAAGTCTTGCTCCTTTCGTCGATCAAGGGACATTGAGCAGAATGGTGACAAGCTTATTAAATAAAGTAAAGTAGACACGGATATCGGAGATCAGAGATTGGTGATGCATAGACCGTCGGCGATCAACAAAGCTAACGGGAAACGTTAGTTGAACGACAACAGCGGCAGTCTAAGACTTTATTTATCAAGTCTTGGTCCGCCGCTGCTTCTTTTAATGGATCAGTCTAATACTTAATTTTCACCAAACAACTATTTATTCATCAATAGACTGTCTATAAGCGCTCGGTGAAACGCCGATTAACCGCTTGAAGGCCCGTCTGAAAGAATGTGAACTGTTATAGCCCACCCGCATGGCAATCTCATCGACCGTATACCGACTATCTTTGAGCAAAATCACAGCCTGATCCATTCTCACTTTTATCAGATGATCGGAGAAATTGACACCGGTAACCTCTTTAAACAATTGAGAAATGTATTTTTCAGGCCGTTCCACCTGTTCAGCTACCCGGTACAGACTCAGCTCTGTATCCGAATAATTCTCTATGGTATATTCCTTGATCTGCTTAATAAGCTGAATATGAACATCCTTCTTTTTATTTGCAATAAGTCCGCACAGTTCTTCCATAATGACAAAAAATTCGGTCTGAATCATTTCGAGTCGTTCCGATGAACCAATGTCTATGACCCTCCGCTTCACACTCTCGATGTCCGGGTATTCTGTAAAAGCCTTTTGATCCAGAAGCTTAAGAAACGTCCCTTTTATTTCACCAACAAGCTGTTGCTTCATTTCCATGGATAATTCACGCTGTTCCATGTTCTGGGCAACAATCGCACGGACAATCCGTTTAGCCTCTTCTAGCTCTCCAGCCCGAATGGTACTGATCAGACGTTGCTCTGTATCCAGTGGATAATAGTAGGTCGTATTCTCATTTTGGGCTTCGCTACTCCATACAATTCCTTTTTTATTCATGTAGACGGCATATTCCAGAGCTTGTTTGGCTTGGTCAAAGGAAAGGCTAACCTCCGTTATTTCTGTGAAAAGATCACCGAAGCCCGCCTGAGTAGTAATACGGTACTCATTAAAAACGTACTGCGCCAAATTCTCCAGAATGTTAGTGATATTTTCTGCCTCATACGCTTTGTCGGTCTCTTCTTCCTTGGAGAAAAACAGAGTTACCACTTTGTCGGAGCCCATATCCGTCATTAGTACATCCACTCCGAGATCCGATAGGGACTGCTTCAGCAGCAAACGGGAAGCATTCAGCTCATTGAGGATTTCAACGCTGTCCATACCGGCATAGCCGTTAATCTGAACAATTCCTACATATCCAGTGTTCTGTTTCAAGTTAATCCCCACCTGCTCAGCGGCAGTGAGAATCTCATCATGCGTTTTGAATTCACCTGCTAATAACCGCTTCAGAAATGCATCCCTGACCAACGGCAGCTGACGATTAAGTTCGGTTTCCAGCAACTTGTTCTTGGTGATCATATTGGCAATATTTCCGCTTAAAAAGTCAAATTCATTCTTGGCGGAGGCCTCTTCCTTGCCAAATTGCTCCTTCATAACGCTAAGCATATGGTTGATTGGAGCGCTGTTACGGTAAGCAAGTATTAGTCCGACTATCAAGCCGATGAGTAATGTCCCTCCAGTAATTTGTATGGACATTTGCTTGATCTTGTTAGCATTCTCCATCAAAATATGCCGGGGAATCCCTGTCTGGTATACCCAGCCGTTCGAATCAGAACGAGTCGTGATCACTAGATCGTCTTCATAGAACTGACTAACCTTGTTTTTATCAAAATCCGAATCAGCGGTCATATGGGCCATTTTCTGCTCATCACTTCCCTGCAGGACAATCGTATTTCCTTCAGCATCGCTGATATGAACCCAGCCTCCGTAACGCTCAGTTAGACCAGATAACAGACTAGAAATGATTTTCTCGTCTATGATCACTACCGCGACAGCTGGTGAGGAATCGTTGAAACTATCCAGAGGGAGTGACTGCATATAGGTAATAACGGAGGTTTGCATGCCCCTGCTAACATAGTCACTGAGTGGCTTGATTTCACTGCGGTGGGTTTTCTCAAGCACTTCTTTGGTCCAATCCTGTAGTGAAAGATCCTTATAGTTGAAATTAGAGTAGTAATGTTCCGGTCGGTAAGAAGAACCTGGGGTTAGAATAAGATTATAATTGGCGAGGTAAATATAATAGTTTTGCAAAAAATCATTCGTCTGACCGAAAGTCAGGACATTCCGCATCGTTCTCCAAATGCCATACACGTTCGTCTCATTGTCTCTTTCATTCATCAGAACGTTTAGCTCCTGGTTGACTGCCAATTGCCTGGTAAACCCTTCTACTTCCGCCATGCGGCGCTCCAATATTTCCTGACTTTTCTGGAGCTGGGTGACCCCGTTCTCAATAGAGATAGACTCTGTCACAGAAATCGAAGTCAGATAGGACATATACCCGCCAATGCTGGGAATGACCAAAATGACTACATAGGAGATTAAGAATTTACGAAAGATATTGGAATATTTAAGCGTAGTGACCCCTCCCCTAATATCATTTCGATAGCGCTATCATTACCATAGATTAAAACATTTTACTTAATAGTCAAGTGTGCAAACCCAATTTTACAGGTGTTAAAACTTTCAGAACTGGATAAAAAGCAGCGATATACGCCGTTATCACTGCTTTTTATTCACCATCCGAATTTTTTATCTTTCCAGTATGTTAACCCTTCTAAGTTGTACCCATCGTATGGCGGGTAGAACGTGAAGGCACAAAACCGAATTCCTCCTTGAAACGATCCATAGCATACAAGGGCTTATATTCTTGACCGGAAAAATGATAATAATCCAAATTATAATCATTCCCCACCAACGGGGTAAGGAGCTCAGCCACTGGCAAATTGCTGCTAGCATCCGGCCCAACCAGATTGAGAGTTCTTACCCCCGGGTTAAGTGGAGATTCCAGTGCCGCAGTAATTCCCTCCACCACATCCTCAGCATGGACATGCCCCAGTGTGATGAACGGGAGCGTTGGCTTGGATCCTGTCTTCAAGACAGGAGGAATCCAGCCTGGGGAGGCTACAGCTCCAAAGCGAAGATTGATAAAGTCGGTATCTTTATGATTGCGATGAAAATACCGGGTCAACTCCTCGACCATAGCCTTGCTTAGCCCATAGGCATCCGCTGCCAAACAGGGATGATCATCTGGGATAGGCAGCTCAAGCGGAATAAAATCCTCAGTGAGTCCACCCACCACGGCAATGGAGCTCGCTGTGATGAACTTTTGGCAACCGTGGTCAAGCAGATATCGGTACAATCTCCTTGTTCCTAGCACATTAACAGCAAGGCTTTCCTCCTCAGTAGAGCCGCCAGCAACTGCGGCAAGATGAATCACCGCCTGAATATCATACGAGTCCAGCCTGCTCAAATCCTCCGCCGAATCAAAAGAACCCTGAACATACGCAAAAGCCCCTTCCGGAGCTTGGCGTGACAGACAAATCACTGTATGTTTATCTGCCAAATACTTGGCTAGAGCCGTTCCGATAAATCCACTTGCTCCGGTAATTAGAATATTCATGCTCATCCCCCCTTCTTTTTCTCATCTCATATCATTCAGAAAAAAGGGGCCAAAGAAGGCCCCTCCGTTCATTCATCGCTCAACTTATTCTGTCCACTGTTCTCCGCCTTGTGTACTAGGCTTCGAGATATGGTCGGTCGAAGCCTCCTCAATATCACCGAATGCCCAGTGGGAGACTGGAACATCGTTCCACCCTGGCTGCGAGACACCCATAAGCGGGCCCCTGCCCAAAACTCTGTTGATAGCTGTAACGGCTTCCGCACGAGTAAGCTTGGAATTCGGACGGAAAGTTCCGTCACTGTAGCCATTCATTATGCCTATATCTTGGGCTTTCTTTATCGCTGCCTGTGCCCAGTGACCGGTGATGTCAGAGAAGCCGCGGCCCGATGTTGTAGAATTCGGGCTCAGCATGGCTGTTAAACTAGCCATTTCTGCACGCGTCAATGGTTGATTAG
This genomic stretch from Paenibacillus sp. FSL H7-0737 harbors:
- a CDS encoding carbohydrate ABC transporter permease; this encodes MAAVQQKIKESTGDKLFLTTIYILLSLVVIAVIYPLIFIISSSISSPAAVTSGRVWLWPVDISFKGFKVLLNTPEIITGYGNSIFYTAAGTFISVVLTIMIAYPLSRRGFFGRNTLMMIITFTMIFSGGLIPTYMVVKELHLIDTRWALLIPNAIWVWQVIIARSFFQSSIPEELLEASEIDGCSDMRFVWSVVIPLSKPIIAVLVLMYAVGQWNAYFDALIYLKSANLFPLQLVLRSIIIQNNSAGTMDAMKMVERQQLAELLKYALIVIATLPVLVIYPFVQRYFVQGMLVGSVKG
- a CDS encoding ABC transporter permease; this encodes MKKHWQLHLLVIPPLLFFLIFKYYPMLNAVLAFKDYNVIKGIWGSPWVGFHNFRLFFDNPQFWTLLKNTIMLSGYLLLAGFPIPIILALMINELRGGRFKKFVQLVSFAPYFISTVVMVSIIMLFMAPRLGFANIALNFFGLESINFLGEPGMFRSIYVWSDIWQTAGYSAVIYLAALAGIDPTLYEAAKVDGASRFQKIRYIDLPGIVPTIVIILILNVGNVMAIGFEKVYLLQNPLNLANSEIIATYVYRVGLLNANYSFATAVGLFNSVINLILLLTVNGLAKRITNNSIW
- a CDS encoding helix-turn-helix transcriptional regulator, with amino-acid sequence MLDLRKIGAYISKLRKDQDLTQLELADQLNVSHQAVSKWERGDSLPDIGTLPKFARLFGKTVDDILNAGDNTEIREHPHLGTIVEEIAENRPEQVAEMVNTGEAELEELVEVAPFVKTSALHKVTERLDSSVLNLDVIMRLAPFLGTDTLDELVRQAEEGEIVWNTITGLAPFVSSDTLCRLVDKSIDGSLEVHNLVGIAPFLDREHVDRLVQQAEESSLSWHSVQGLAPFISRETLNRLVDRVADGTIDADQIISLAPFLDRENLEKLIGGVEAEHLSPDLLASLAPFVDQGTLSRMVTSLLNKVK
- a CDS encoding helix-turn-helix domain-containing protein, yielding MSYLTSISVTESISIENGVTQLQKSQEILERRMAEVEGFTRQLAVNQELNVLMNERDNETNVYGIWRTMRNVLTFGQTNDFLQNYYIYLANYNLILTPGSSYRPEHYYSNFNYKDLSLQDWTKEVLEKTHRSEIKPLSDYVSRGMQTSVITYMQSLPLDSFNDSSPAVAVVIIDEKIISSLLSGLTERYGGWVHISDAEGNTIVLQGSDEQKMAHMTADSDFDKNKVSQFYEDDLVITTRSDSNGWVYQTGIPRHILMENANKIKQMSIQITGGTLLIGLIVGLILAYRNSAPINHMLSVMKEQFGKEEASAKNEFDFLSGNIANMITKNKLLETELNRQLPLVRDAFLKRLLAGEFKTHDEILTAAEQVGINLKQNTGYVGIVQINGYAGMDSVEILNELNASRLLLKQSLSDLGVDVLMTDMGSDKVVTLFFSKEEETDKAYEAENITNILENLAQYVFNEYRITTQAGFGDLFTEITEVSLSFDQAKQALEYAVYMNKKGIVWSSEAQNENTTYYYPLDTEQRLISTIRAGELEEAKRIVRAIVAQNMEQRELSMEMKQQLVGEIKGTFLKLLDQKAFTEYPDIESVKRRVIDIGSSERLEMIQTEFFVIMEELCGLIANKKKDVHIQLIKQIKEYTIENYSDTELSLYRVAEQVERPEKYISQLFKEVTGVNFSDHLIKVRMDQAVILLKDSRYTVDEIAMRVGYNSSHSFRRAFKRLIGVSPSAYRQSIDE
- a CDS encoding NAD-dependent epimerase/dehydratase family protein encodes the protein MNILITGASGFIGTALAKYLADKHTVICLSRQAPEGAFAYVQGSFDSAEDLSRLDSYDIQAVIHLAAVAGGSTEEESLAVNVLGTRRLYRYLLDHGCQKFITASSIAVVGGLTEDFIPLELPIPDDHPCLAADAYGLSKAMVEELTRYFHRNHKDTDFINLRFGAVASPGWIPPVLKTGSKPTLPFITLGHVHAEDVVEGITAALESPLNPGVRTLNLVGPDASSNLPVAELLTPLVGNDYNLDYYHFSGQEYKPLYAMDRFKEEFGFVPSRSTRHTMGTT